ttattcattattatgttgttttttattataaagcgAGGTGATGTCGTGTAATTTGTGACGTCAAAATACAGTTTGATAGATTTGGTTAAGTAGATCGTCCTTGTTTCAAAGTGATCTTGGtaattttgatttgtgttgACAATTTGATGTTTTGGTTTTAAGGTTAAACTGTCATAAACgtcaaaaagaaaatgaacGTTTCTATTTCAGTATCTAGACGATtccaatgaaaatatataaatttagttAGTTGACAATTATttgtgttgaattttttataaagaattagAACTATTTCAACGCTGTAGTGGTAAATACGATTTAATTTAACGTCTTTTGTCGCGATACTATGGTAAAAATGGAGAATTGCTGTTTACCAGAAAACAGTTATAGAGATTTATGGCAAAAAATAGGAAGATGCCATTTGAGTTTTCTTGAATTAGAGGaaagcaatgaaaaaatttatcaaagaaacAAATTAGAAGGTTAGTTTaacgtttttgttttgtatctttaattgtttgtttatttattttagaatacaTTCACGATTTTTTGTGTATTTCTGAGCATTACAATAAATTCAGTTTTCACGAAACTAGTGAGGTATTTGAGCTATCGGCAGCttataaaaaagattataaaGCAGCAATGGGTTTTAACGCTATACAAATGTACGCTGGTAATTTATTAGCACAACCATGGAGAAAAGAGTATCGGCAATTGAAAGTAAGTAGATATTTcgttgtatattatttatttttaataaaaatttctttagaCTTATTCcggtttttataaacatcaaGTAGAAGCTAATTTGGTTGGTgcagaaaaaatgtttgaagcTATGGGTTACAAATCTTGCGGGGAAGGTTTATTAATCCTCGACGCTCCTGTTTGTCCTGATAGAGTATCTGCTATATCAATGGATTGTATAATAGCTTATGTAGAATGTCAGGTAAGTcttttagatgttttttttatatcattttcatcGTTACTTTATTTATGTTACAGATATCAAAAGCGATATGGGACGAAGTGTGTAGAACATTTAAAATATCGTGGTTAGAAGTTttagaatttcgaaaaaatcatatttgtagCCCAGAACAATGCGCTAACGCACTAAAATGTAGACATCATCAACGACAGTATCAAGAACACAACGTTTATCAATCGGTTCGATGTCAAAGTATTCCAGCACCTTTAGTTTCTCCAATGGTCCCCACGAATCATTCTTTCCCCCCAGTTAGTACACATCATCACGTAGGACTTCCTCTACAACAAGATTATATGGTAAACGGGGGTTATCCTATATACACAGTTCCatataattgtattaataaCGATTATTTATACAACGTCCCCGTTCCTGTAAATAACGTTTATTCAGGAGATGTAGCGTTAATACCAGTTGAATCGAACTCGAATTCTTCATATGATGTAGTGGATACCAGAACTAGAACCGCTAAGAAATTAGTTGAAACCGAATACGAAACAACAACCGAACAAAAAGATTCCCGGTTGGAGGAATGGGATTACGTATACAAGAATCTCGAAAGCCAAGgttataataaagatttaggAGAACGAGGGGATTTATTGAGTCCAGTTATTAGTAAACaacaaaaggaaattaaaaaagtgAAGCAGACTAATCTCGATGAGGTTGTTAATAATTTGAGCATCTACGATAGACCTTTGAGGGTGAGCGATGTACCGAAGAAATGTCAGAAGGTTAACGAGGCCGCGAAGCTTCCCCCCAAAGAAAAACCGGTCGAAAAGAAACCGAAAGATGAGAAAAGtatgaagaagaagattatATCGAAAGTTGTAGCcgaagtaaaagaaaaatggaCTTGTAAAGCTTGTACTTTCTTGAATGAATCGGCGAAATGTATTTGCGAAATGTGCGGGAAAAGTAAAAACGTTAAGGACGAAACTCCAATCGAAGTCGGAGGAGCTGAATGCAGTAAATGTACTTTAGTTAATTCGAAGAATATGCAACAGTGCGAGGCTTGCGGAACTAATTTGGAGGGATCGCCGacttatatatgaaaaattcgttttttttttcaaaaaatttgagattcATTTTTTGAGTATTTCAACTGCTTTCGATTTGATTATGCGTATTTAGTGTGATTCGGAAAATTAGACGATTCTATTTATACTTATTTGATCCCATTTGACGAAAAAGTGTGTATTCAAGGGTGTTTGTTAGTTTTTGTAGGGTAAAAATGTTTAACCGTGCAAATAACACCCTTGTTAGCAAAGAAAAACGTCTTAACCTCACTTTGACGATTCTTTTCCAGTTTCGGTTGATCTGATTTTAgcttcaattttttcgaaaaaaaaaaattattttccaaattacgTACATTCAAGTCACTTATTATGACgtggaatattgaaaaattgggtttttacatttaaatattttttaaactgaatGTTTTGTTGacgatattttcataataatacaGTTTCTCCTTTGGctttttaaattaacaatattagaagaaattttaaactttaaagTAGGTGGAATgaaatttgctttatttttgaaaattgtttcatatataaacgtaacaaaaaaatctatgactattttttttaattatacaacactatatttcacattttctcaTTATTACTGTTGCCGATACAGTTActtttcacattatttattttcaaaataaattttacaacttAACCGacttattttcgaaaaatcaccTTATTTCCTTACCTCTATTCCTAAACACGACGATATGGACATATAGTGTGTTCATTTTTATCCGATGTTtgtattattgataaataaaacaattggaaggtaattgaaaaaaaatgatcaaattctTATTATATTAGACTTTATGAATTACCTGTACAAGAAAAATACTGCTTAAACTTTATGAATAACCCTGTACAAGTCAAATAATGCTTAAAATTTGCGAATAACTCTGTACAAGTCAAATAATGGTTAAATCTTGTGAATAACCCTGTAcgaataaattaatgtttaaacTTTGTGAATAACCCTGTAcgaataaattaatgtttaaacTTTGTGAATAACCCTTTACAAGTCAAATAATGCTTAAACTTTGTGAATAACCCTGTACGAATAAATTAGTATTCAAACTATTGGAATAACCCTTTAcgaataaattaatgtttaaacTTTGTGAATAACCCAGTacgaataaattaatattttaattttgtgaataaacctattcaaataaatttatgtttaaagtttATGAATAACCCTGCACAAGTGAATTAATGTTCAAATTTTGTGAGTAACCCTGTATGAATTAATTAACGTTTAAACTTTATAAATAACCCTATAGaagtaaattaatattaaacagctcatgttttccacaaaaacaattttaatgcatttattatatatattattattatattatatataattgcTGGTAAATGTAATTTATCCATGATGATTTATATAAAGTAATTTATATAAAGGGGGAGTCACCAGTAAAACTCAATAATAAGCAggtacttttatttttcacagGCACACTAGTGCtactatttaacaaaaatacaacAAGCATTAGTAATAAATGTataattgacaaaataaaaatgatttatatacaTCTGATGA
The sequence above is drawn from the Diorhabda carinulata isolate Delta chromosome 6, icDioCari1.1, whole genome shotgun sequence genome and encodes:
- the LOC130894818 gene encoding uncharacterized protein LOC130894818, encoding MVKMENCCLPENSYRDLWQKIGRCHLSFLELEESNEKIYQRNKLEEYIHDFLCISEHYNKFSFHETSEVFELSAAYKKDYKAAMGFNAIQMYAGNLLAQPWRKEYRQLKTYSGFYKHQVEANLVGAEKMFEAMGYKSCGEGLLILDAPVCPDRVSAISMDCIIAYVECQISKAIWDEVCRTFKISWLEVLEFRKNHICSPEQCANALKCRHHQRQYQEHNVYQSVRCQSIPAPLVSPMVPTNHSFPPVSTHHHVGLPLQQDYMVNGGYPIYTVPYNCINNDYLYNVPVPVNNVYSGDVALIPVESNSNSSYDVVDTRTRTAKKLVETEYETTTEQKDSRLEEWDYVYKNLESQGYNKDLGERGDLLSPVISKQQKEIKKVKQTNLDEVVNNLSIYDRPLRVSDVPKKCQKVNEAAKLPPKEKPVEKKPKDEKSMKKKIISKVVAEVKEKWTCKACTFLNESAKCICEMCGKSKNVKDETPIEVGGAECSKCTLVNSKNMQQCEACGTNLEGSPTYI